From one Lolium rigidum isolate FL_2022 chromosome 4, APGP_CSIRO_Lrig_0.1, whole genome shotgun sequence genomic stretch:
- the LOC124707499 gene encoding soluble inorganic pyrophosphatase 4-like, with the protein MAPAIEAVDKVKVATAPVKAPVLNEKTLSSMTRRPGSAHSWHDLEIGPDAPTIFNCVIEIPRGSKVKYELDKKTGLIMVDRVLYSSVVYPHNYGFIPRTLCDDSDPMDVLVIMQEPVVPGCFLRAKAIGLMPMIDQGEADDKIIAVCADDPEYKHFNDIKELPPHRLAEIRRFFEDYKKNENKEVAVNDFLPATAAYEAIQHSMDLYATYVVEGLRR; encoded by the exons ATGGCTCCTGCTATTGAAGCAGTGGACAAGGTTAAGGTGGCGACAGCACCTGTTAAGGCTCCTGTTCTTAATGAAAAGACACTGTCATCCATGACCAGGAGACCTGGTTCAGCGCATTCTTGGCATGATCTTGAGATAG GGCCTGATGCACCAACTATATTCAACTGC GTCATTGAGATACCTAGGGGCAGCAAGGTTAAATATGAACTTGACAAGAAAACTGGACTGATAATG GTGGACCGTGTGCTTTATTCATCAGTTGTGTACCCTCATAACTATGGTTTCATTCCCCGCACATTGTGCGATGACAGTGATCCGATGGATGTGCTAGTTATAATGCAG GAGCCAGTTGTGCCAGGCTGTTTCCTCCGTGCAAAGGCCATCGGCCTCATGCCTATGATTGACCAG GGAGAAGCAGATGATAAGATCATTGCAGTGTGTGCTGATGACCCTGAATACAAGCACTTCAATGATATCAAGGAGCTCCCACCTCATCGCTTGGCTGAGATCCGGCGCTTTTTTGAGGACT ACAAGAAGAATGAGAACAAGGAGGTCGCTGTGAATGACTTTCTGCCTGCCACCGCTGCTTACGAAGCCATTCAGCATTCCAT GGATCTGTATGCTACTTACGTTGTGGAGGGCCTGCGGAGGTAG
- the LOC124707500 gene encoding histone H2A.2.2-like: protein MDASKGKKFSAKKLGGPRKKSVTRSVKAGLQFPVGRVGRYLKQGRYAKRVGTGAPVYLAAVLEYLAAEVLELAGNAAKDNKKSRIVPRHLLLAIRNDQELGRLLGGVTIAHGGVLPNINPVLLPKKSVEKAEKAAAKSPKKAAKSPKKAAKA from the exons ATGGACGCCAGCAAGGGGAAGAAGTTCTCGGCGAAGAAGCTGGGCGGGCCGAGGAAGAAGTCGGTGACCCGCTCCGTGAAGGCGGGGCTGCAGTTCCCCGTCGGCCGCGTCGGGCGGTACCTCAAGCAGGGCCGCTACGCCAAGCGCGTCGGCACCGGCGCCCCCGTCTACCTCGCCGCCGTCCTCGAGTACCTCGCAGCGGAG GTTCTGGAGCTGGCCGGCAACGCGGCCaaggacaacaagaagtcccggaTCGTGCCGAGGCACCTGCTTCTCGCCATCCGCAACGACCAGGAGCTCGGGAGGCTGCTCGGCGGGGTCACCatcgcccacggcggcgtgctgcCCAACATCAACCCCGTGCTTCTCCCCAAGAAGTCCGTCGAGAAGGCCGAGAAGGCTGCCGCCAAGTCGCCCAAGAAGGCCGCCAAGTCCCCCAAGAAGGCTGCCAAGGCGTAG